One Schistocerca nitens isolate TAMUIC-IGC-003100 chromosome 1, iqSchNite1.1, whole genome shotgun sequence DNA segment encodes these proteins:
- the LOC126237145 gene encoding pleckstrin homology domain-containing family A member 3-like: MEGVLWKWTNYWSGWQTRWFILDDGVLAYYKSQDEVNQGCKGSMKVSACEIIVNPVDNTRMDLVIPGEQHIYLRAPSSQERQQWLVALGSAKACVTTRSRKDSADSNPDTLKTKKSELRLYCDLLMQQVHMVKTAAMKEGGPEVEKLDEATSLLGATCDTFIRTLEDCMKLSNANFTYELPHQHLTDTALPPVSNQTKSKIIKPAMPVIRSNSSDKKV, from the exons ATGGAAGGAGTTCTTTGGAAGTGGACAAACTATTGGAGCG GATGGCAGACACGGTGGTTTATCTTGGATGATGGCGTGCTTGCATACTATAAATCTCAAGACGAAGTTAATCAAGGATGTAAGGGGTCAAtgaaggtgtcagcgtgcgaaataaTAG TGAACCCCGTGGATAACACTCGCATGGATCTCGTCATACCAGGAGAACAGCATATCTACTTGAGAGCACCATCATCTCAAGAACGTCAACAGTGGCTTGTAGCATTAGGCAGCGCTAAGGCATGTGTCACAACTAGAAGCAGGAAGGATTCAG CTGATTCTAACCCTGATACCCTTAAGACAAAGAAGTCTGAGTTAAGATTGTACTGTGACCTGTTGATGCAGCAAGTCCATATGGTTAAAACAGCAGCCATGAAAGAGGGTGGACCAGAGGTGGAA AAACTAGATGAAGCAACGAGTTTACTGGGAGCAACTTGTGATACGTTCATCAGAACGCTAGAAGACTGCATGAAACTCTCGAATGCAAATTTTACATATGAGCTTCCACATCAGCATTTGACTGACACTGCTCTTCCTCCTGTCTCCAACCAGACAAAAAGCAAG ATCATAAAACCAGCCATGCCTGTCATTCGATCAAACTCCAGTGACAA aaaagTGTAG